One window from the genome of Maylandia zebra isolate NMK-2024a linkage group LG18, Mzebra_GT3a, whole genome shotgun sequence encodes:
- the LOC101480259 gene encoding uncharacterized protein LOC101480259 — protein MGLWSCGISVVLFLCNVAYTASISDAVEDNTNSTGKPKTNSSFESPKVEFSYLAIALGTVITLSLFIVLVVKFRVLHRFLASYRHSLLQESDGASQYGQEDMSFPNNVSGRMGVVRGTQPGLDDDDDGFIEDNYIQPGEKHMPEGQREDDEVEGTDDSDDDLQFTIG, from the exons ATGGGTCTGTGGAGCTGTGGCATCAGTGTGGTGCTTTTTCTCTGTAACGTTGCATATACTGCTTCTATATCAGACGCTGTCGAAGACAACACTAATAGCACTGGCAAACCAA AGACAAACAGCTCATTTGAGAGCCCAAAGGTGGAATTCTCCTATCTGGCTATAGCGTTGGGCACAGTCATCACCCTTTCACTCTTCATCGTGTTGGTTGTTAAGTTTCGCGTTTTACATCGCTTTCTGGCCAGCTACAGACACTCCCTGCTCCAGGAGTCGGATGGGGCGAGCCAGTACGGTCAAGAGGACATGTCTTTCCCTAACAATGTGTCCGGTAGGATGGGAGTAGTCAGAGGGACTCAGCCCGGGTTGGATGATGACGACGATGGCTTCATTGAGGACAACTACATCCAGCCCGGTGAGAAGCACATGCCAGAGGGACAAAGGGAGGATGACGAGGTAGAGGGGACAGATGACAGTGACGACGATCTTCAGTTCACTATAGGGTGA
- the tmem125b gene encoding transmembrane protein 125, whose protein sequence is MGCRWMDSNTRHSSSTSVVFDFGCLSCAIPDMETFYYPIRRSSSLYLDPRLIQRRILEDQVELWWSRDPQRSLLCYCASVALILGLGLGGVGLLSTTTSLSGEWRLGVGTTLCLLALAVLLKQLLSSAIQDMNCVRSRRRIDQLKSGGRADPALILAVGLAVMLCGTVLIFVATIGSQGHDSREMLVSGLVLMAAGMGMSLAVAGYSVLAYIKRRREQRRRMRMRRMRRTGNQAVCVFSVSGGQMSQARRETSSSRTSLI, encoded by the exons ATGGGATGCAGATGGATGGACAGCAATACAAGACACTCATCTAGCACAA GTGTCGTCTTTGATTTTGGCTGTCTGAGCTGTGCCATACCTGACATGGAGACCTTTTACTACCCCATACGTCGGTCCTCAAGCCTCTACCTGGACCCTAGGCTTATACAGCGACGTATCCTGGAAGATCAAGTGGAATTATGGTGGTCCAGAGACCCACAACGCTCCTTGTTGTGTTACTGTGCCTCTGTTGCCCTCATACTCGGACTGGGCCTTGGTGGTGTGGGGCTCCTCTCCACCACCACAAGCCTATCTGGGGAATGGCGCCTAGGGGTGGGCACCACCCTCTGCCTCTTGGCACTTGCTGTCCTGCTCAAGCAGCTTCTCAGCTCTGCCATCCAGGACATGAACTGCGTGCGCAGCAGGCGTCGGATCGACCAGCTGAAAAGTGGTGGGAGGGCCGACCCCGCGCTGATTTTAGCTGTAGGGCTGGCAGTCATGCTGTGTGGGACGGTGCTAATCTTTGTGGCCACCATCGGCAGCCAAGGTCACGACAGCAGGGAAATGTTGGTTTCTGGTCTGGTGTTGATGGCTGCAGGGATGGGCATGTCTCTAGCTGTAGCGGGCTATAGTGTGCTGGCATACATCAAAAGAAGAAgggagcagaggaggaggatgagaatGAGGAGAATGAGGAGGACAGGGAATCAAGCTGTCTGTGTGTTCAGTGTTTCTGGAGGACAAATGAGTCAAGCCAGGAGAGAGACCTCGTCGAGCAGGACCAGCCTGATCTGA